A window of Mycoplasmopsis equigenitalium genomic DNA:
GTTATCTTAAACAAAATCGATGAATATTTAAAGGAATACGAAATTGACACAATTATACTTGGCTATCCACTTCGCAAGACAAGTACAAAATCACAAACTACACTTTATGTTGAAAACTTTTATCATTTACTAAAAACAAAATATAACTTAAAAATTGTTTTACAAGACGAAACCGAAACAACTATCGAGGCAAGAGCGATTCTTAAAAGCGGTGGTTTAGCGCGTCGTAAGCAAAAGAAATTTAAGGACTCGTTAGCGGCACAGCTAATTTTAGAGCGTTATATGGGGATTAATCATGAATAAAAC
This region includes:
- the ruvX gene encoding Holliday junction resolvase RuvX; translation: MRKIALDLGTVTCGVAISDPFDMFAIGLETIKYFEYDFEVILNKIDEYLKEYEIDTIILGYPLRKTSTKSQTTLYVENFYHLLKTKYNLKIVLQDETETTIEARAILKSGGLARRKQKKFKDSLAAQLILERYMGINHE